The Methanophagales archaeon genome contains a region encoding:
- a CDS encoding metallophosphoesterase has protein sequence MRCTAGGGEEETKDMKIVHISDIHVVEPHFLPDLAEKVIEKINEIEPEIVVVTGDLTENGYPFEFERAKGYIERIECRVKVVIPGNHDARNVGYLAFEEIFGPRSKVERYGGITVVGVDSTQPDLDDGHVGREKYEWIEKCLKTSDFKVVALHHHLIPVPKTGRERNIPMDAGDVLELLIRCGTDLVLCGHKHVPWIWNLNGMIIVNAGTACTNRTKWNIPQSFNLIEIDEPEKENGTIRIYRIYSRGGEELVLEKRRVKK, from the coding sequence TGAAGAGGAGACGAAAGACATGAAAATAGTACACATCTCGGACATCCATGTGGTGGAACCGCACTTCCTGCCCGATCTGGCTGAGAAAGTGATAGAAAAGATAAATGAGATAGAGCCGGAAATCGTGGTCGTTACCGGTGATTTAACAGAGAATGGCTATCCTTTCGAGTTTGAGCGCGCTAAAGGCTATATCGAGCGGATAGAATGCAGGGTGAAGGTGGTGATACCGGGCAACCATGATGCGAGGAACGTTGGCTACCTCGCTTTCGAAGAGATTTTCGGTCCCAGGTCAAAAGTAGAGCGATATGGAGGGATAACGGTTGTTGGTGTTGATTCCACACAGCCAGACCTTGATGATGGACACGTGGGCAGGGAGAAATATGAATGGATAGAGAAGTGCCTGAAAACCAGCGATTTTAAGGTGGTGGCTCTCCATCACCATTTAATTCCCGTTCCTAAAACAGGACGAGAAAGAAACATACCGATGGATGCCGGCGATGTTCTCGAATTGCTTATCCGATGCGGGACAGACCTCGTGCTCTGCGGTCATAAACACGTGCCGTGGATATGGAACTTGAATGGAATGATAATAGTAAATGCGGGTACGGCATGCACGAACCGCACGAAATGGAATATCCCACAATCGTTCAACTTGATCGAAATAGACGAACCGGAAAAGGAAAACGGAACAATCAGGATATACCGGATATATTCAAGAGGAGGAGAGGAACTGGTGTTAGAGAAAAGAAGAGTAAAGAAATGA